The Streptomyces sp. V3I7 genome segment TGTCCTGCTGGGTGGCGAACGAGTTGAGGTTGTCCGGCACGTCCGTCGCCGCGTAGGAGATGCCGAGGAACAGGCTCGTCAGCCCGAAGGCCGCCAGTACGGTTCCGAGCCACTGGCGGCCGGAGGGTATCCAGCGCCGCCAGCCGTCCCGGCCGGGCCGCGGGTAGACGGGTCTGAGGCGGCGGGCGTACGGGGCGAGGCGGGCGAGCGAGGGGCCCGCGGCGTCGCGCAGGCGGGCGAGGGCGGGGAGACGGGAGGCGGAGCGCTCGGCGCGGCGGCGTTCGGCGCGGCGACGCTCGGCGCGGCCGTCACGGGCGGGGGTGTCACGGGCGGGGGTGTCCGGCTGTTCCGGCGGCGGGGGCAAACGCAGCTGCATGGTGGCGTCCGCCCGCAGCGCGTCCACCTTCAGACGCAGCGTCATGTCCGACCTCGGCGGCTCCCCGTTCCCGGGTCCGGATCCGTCCGGCTCGCCGCCGTTCGGATCGTCCGCCTGCGGCCATGCGTCCGTCACGACTGGGTCCCCCTCGCATCTGGTCCTGCTCGCGCGGTCGGACCAGTGGGCGGACACCGCCCCGGCGGGCGCGGCGCTACAAGCCCCCCACTTCCCCCGGTCTCACGGCTCCTCGCGGCGTGCCCAAATTATCAGCGCCATTTGCAAAATCTCCACAGAGGTATCGGACAGAAACGAACACTCGTGGAATTCCGAGCCGTCGTGTCGAACGTCACGCCAGCTAGCCTGTGCCCATGCCTCGTTACGAATACCGCTGCCGGACCTGCGGCGACACCTTCGAACTGAGCCGTCCGATGGCGGAGTCCTCCGCCCCGGCCGCCTGCCCCACGGGCCACGACGACACGGTCAAGCTGCTGTCGGCGGTGGCCGTCGGCGGCACGGCCTCGTCCGCCGCCCCGGCTCCGCGGGCGGGCGGAGGGGGCGGCGGATGCTGTGGTGGGGGTTGCTGCGGCTGATCTTTGGGGGGCGACGGGGTCAACGGGGGTGGGACAACAGGCGTGGGCCAACGGGTGTTGGCGCCTACGCGTGTCGGCCTGCGCGTGTGGGCCTACAGCTGTTGGCCAA includes the following:
- a CDS encoding zinc ribbon domain-containing protein, with translation MPRYEYRCRTCGDTFELSRPMAESSAPAACPTGHDDTVKLLSAVAVGGTASSAAPAPRAGGGGGGCCGGGCCG